A region of Paractinoplanes abujensis DNA encodes the following proteins:
- a CDS encoding Replicase polyprotein 1ab: protein MTLARDVADKVARHLVAAGQVIDEDSELALQHAIAARRLASRIAVVREAVGLAAYAAGDWTTAIAELRTYHRMTGRQTHLAELADCERALGRPERAIDLFRGADVDKMDKSGAIELLIVAAGARGDLGQHDAAVAMLQVRELTADEDAEWAARLRYAYADALLAAGRRDEAREWFTRAAAADEDGLTDAAERLLELDGVTIADEDEEPSGGDARTGTTSDEEEREFDGDDEPRAAYEDEDEDDEPVAAADTDADTDPVAVEDVAEELEADAEELEDERAARAEADEPARADTAELSQSGPEEKATPDADEKAAGDEFVSEPKDDRKNTEA from the coding sequence CTGACGCTGGCCCGGGACGTCGCCGACAAGGTCGCCCGGCACCTCGTGGCGGCCGGTCAGGTGATCGACGAGGATTCCGAGCTCGCGTTGCAGCACGCCATCGCGGCCCGGCGGCTCGCGTCGCGCATCGCCGTCGTACGGGAAGCCGTGGGTCTGGCGGCGTACGCCGCGGGGGACTGGACGACCGCGATCGCCGAGCTGCGCACCTACCACCGGATGACCGGGCGGCAGACGCACCTGGCCGAGCTGGCCGACTGCGAGCGCGCGCTGGGCCGTCCGGAGCGGGCCATCGACCTGTTCCGCGGGGCCGACGTCGACAAGATGGACAAGAGCGGCGCGATCGAGCTGTTGATCGTGGCGGCCGGCGCCCGCGGTGACCTCGGCCAGCACGACGCGGCCGTGGCGATGCTGCAGGTCCGTGAGCTGACGGCCGACGAGGACGCCGAGTGGGCGGCACGGCTGCGGTACGCGTACGCGGATGCCTTGCTCGCCGCGGGCCGGCGCGACGAGGCGCGGGAGTGGTTCACCCGGGCCGCCGCGGCCGACGAGGACGGTCTCACCGACGCGGCCGAGCGCCTGCTCGAGCTGGACGGCGTGACCATCGCCGACGAGGACGAGGAGCCCTCCGGCGGCGATGCGCGCACCGGCACGACCTCGGACGAGGAGGAGCGCGAGTTCGACGGCGACGACGAGCCGCGGGCGGCCTACGAGGACGAGGACGAGGACGACGAGCCGGTAGCCGCGGCGGACACCGACGCCGACACCGACCCGGTGGCGGTCGAGGACGTGGCGGAGGAACTCGAGGCCGACGCCGAGGAACTCGAGGACGAGCGGGCCGCGCGGGCCGAGGCGGACGAGCCGGCCCGGGCCGACACGGCCGAGCTGTCCCAGTCGGGCCCGGAGGAGAAGGCCACGCCGGACGCGGACGAGAAGGCCGCGGGCGACGAGTTCGTCAGCGAGCCCAAGGACGACCGGAAGAACACCGAGGCGTGA
- a CDS encoding HAD-IIA family hydrolase codes for MSAGDLAGGYDLVVFDLDGVVYLIDKPIGGAPEAIEQLHGRGTAVAYATNNASRRSADVAGLLTGMGVPARPAEVLTSAGATATVLAERLPAGAPVLVVGADALRAELTEAGLTLVESAGDNPAAVVQGYGPEVGWRILAEASLAVRDGALWVATNTDRTLPSPRGPLPGNGSLVAVLRTALDREPDLVVGKPEPALFTTAAALSGAERPLVVGDRLDTDIQGAVTAGLDSLLVLTGVSTPADLLAAEPARRPTFVAADLSGLFGPAATAAVPLTGGEGGGWRVSRDGDAATLDGSGDPVVALRLLCAVTWDGVPPSGVTGASDAAREVLAGWGL; via the coding sequence GTGAGCGCCGGCGATCTGGCGGGCGGCTACGACCTGGTCGTCTTCGACCTCGACGGGGTCGTCTACCTGATCGACAAGCCGATCGGGGGCGCGCCCGAGGCGATCGAGCAGCTGCACGGCCGCGGCACCGCGGTGGCGTACGCGACCAACAATGCGTCGCGGCGTTCCGCGGACGTCGCGGGCCTGCTCACCGGCATGGGTGTGCCGGCCCGGCCGGCCGAGGTGCTCACCTCGGCCGGCGCCACTGCCACCGTGCTCGCCGAGCGGCTGCCGGCCGGCGCGCCGGTGCTGGTGGTGGGCGCGGACGCGCTGCGGGCCGAGCTCACCGAGGCCGGCCTCACGCTGGTCGAGTCGGCCGGCGACAACCCGGCGGCGGTCGTGCAGGGCTACGGCCCCGAGGTGGGCTGGCGCATCCTGGCCGAGGCATCGCTGGCCGTACGGGACGGTGCCTTGTGGGTGGCCACCAACACCGACCGCACGCTGCCCAGCCCGCGTGGTCCGCTGCCCGGCAACGGTTCGCTGGTCGCCGTGCTGCGCACCGCCCTCGACCGGGAGCCCGACCTGGTGGTCGGCAAGCCGGAGCCGGCCCTGTTCACCACGGCGGCCGCGCTGTCGGGGGCGGAGCGGCCGCTGGTGGTCGGCGACCGGCTCGACACCGACATCCAGGGCGCGGTCACCGCGGGTCTGGACAGCCTGCTGGTGCTGACTGGCGTCAGCACCCCGGCCGACCTGCTGGCGGCCGAGCCGGCCCGGCGGCCCACGTTCGTGGCGGCCGACTTGTCGGGGCTGTTCGGCCCGGCCGCTACCGCCGCCGTGCCGCTGACCGGGGGCGAGGGCGGGGGCTGGCGGGTGTCGCGCGACGGTGACGCGGCCACCCTGGACGGTTCGGGCGACCCGGTGGTGGCGCTGCGTCTGCTGTGCGCGGTCACCTGGGACGGTGTCCCGCCGAGCGGTGTCACGGGGGCGTCGGACGCGGCCCGTGAAGTGCTCGCGGGCTGGGGACTGTAA
- a CDS encoding flavin reductase family protein, protein MHVVPGLKVLYFGTPVVLLSTVNEDGTANLAPMSSAWWLGQTAILGMGDRSRTAANLLREREVVLNLPSSALAGAVDRIAMTTGRPDVPAGKAAQGYRFVADKFVLGGLTEQASDLVAPPRVAECPIQLEGRVAGTHRLAAGGATTYEIEILRTHVEEDLLVPGTAHIDPLRWDPLVMKFCEFFGGGINLHPSRLAEGWQMPALRAACAVSTGRTGSP, encoded by the coding sequence ATGCACGTCGTACCCGGTCTGAAAGTTCTCTACTTCGGCACGCCCGTGGTGCTGCTCAGCACCGTCAACGAGGACGGGACGGCCAACCTGGCGCCGATGTCGTCCGCGTGGTGGCTCGGGCAGACCGCGATCCTCGGCATGGGCGACCGCAGCCGCACGGCGGCCAACCTGCTGCGCGAGCGCGAGGTGGTGCTCAACCTGCCGTCGTCGGCGCTGGCGGGGGCGGTCGACCGGATCGCCATGACCACCGGGCGGCCGGACGTGCCGGCGGGCAAGGCGGCGCAGGGCTACCGTTTCGTGGCCGACAAGTTCGTGCTGGGCGGGCTCACCGAGCAGGCGTCCGACCTGGTCGCGCCGCCGCGGGTGGCCGAGTGCCCGATCCAGCTCGAGGGCCGGGTCGCGGGCACGCACCGGCTGGCCGCGGGCGGCGCCACCACGTACGAGATCGAGATCTTGCGGACGCACGTGGAGGAGGACCTGCTCGTGCCGGGCACAGCCCACATCGACCCGCTGCGCTGGGATCCGCTCGTGATGAAGTTCTGCGAGTTCTTCGGCGGCGGGATCAACCTGCACCCGTCGCGGCTCGCGGAGGGTTGGCAGATGCCTGCCCTCAGAGCAGCTTGCGCAGTTTCAACAGGTCGAACGGGTTCGCCTTGA
- a CDS encoding alkyl sulfatase C-terminal domain-containing protein, with the protein MATVDECRQALHDLAARLERNAETRGKLDFDRTLACRVPDLETAFHGRLADGLLTGIADGDDPKAKIALIANSDDLIALVAGRLDVTRAVTAGQVKIKANPFDLLKLRKLL; encoded by the coding sequence ATGGCCACCGTGGACGAGTGCCGGCAGGCGCTGCACGACCTTGCCGCACGCCTCGAGAGGAATGCCGAGACGCGCGGCAAGCTCGACTTCGACCGCACGCTGGCGTGCCGCGTGCCTGACCTCGAGACGGCCTTCCACGGCCGGCTGGCCGACGGTCTGCTGACCGGCATCGCCGACGGCGACGACCCCAAAGCCAAGATCGCCCTGATCGCGAACAGTGACGACCTGATCGCCCTGGTCGCGGGCCGGCTCGACGTCACCCGCGCGGTGACCGCGGGTCAGGTGAAGATCAAGGCGAACCCGTTCGACCTGTTGAAACTGCGCAAGCTGCTCTGA
- a CDS encoding TlyA family RNA methyltransferase: protein MARRARLDAELVRRKLARSREQAATLVEAGRVQVRGTVARKVAAMIDPADPVVVTGEDPATEYVSRGGHKLAGALAAFGPRGLAVTGRRCLDAGASTGGFTDVLLRAGARQVVAVDVGYGQLAWPIRTNERVVVFERTNVRAITPESIGGLVDLTVADLSFISLRLVLPALAACTDATGDLALMVKPQFEVGKERVGAGGVVRDWQLRAEAVLDVAAAASELGLGVAGVAASPLPGPSGNVEFFVWFRRDAPAADRAEIEEVVAAGPAVKVASAGPEQTAAPLEDT from the coding sequence ATGGCCCGTCGTGCCCGTCTCGACGCCGAGCTGGTGCGCCGCAAGCTGGCCCGCTCCCGCGAGCAGGCCGCCACGCTGGTCGAGGCCGGTCGTGTGCAGGTGCGCGGCACGGTGGCCCGCAAGGTGGCCGCGATGATCGACCCGGCCGACCCGGTCGTGGTCACCGGCGAGGACCCGGCAACCGAGTACGTCTCGCGCGGCGGCCACAAGCTGGCCGGCGCGCTGGCCGCGTTCGGGCCGCGGGGCCTGGCCGTGACCGGTCGCCGCTGCCTCGACGCCGGCGCCTCCACCGGGGGCTTCACCGACGTGCTGCTGCGCGCCGGGGCCCGGCAGGTGGTCGCGGTCGACGTCGGCTACGGGCAGCTGGCCTGGCCGATCCGCACGAACGAGCGGGTCGTCGTGTTCGAGCGCACCAACGTCCGGGCGATCACGCCGGAGTCGATCGGCGGCCTCGTCGACCTGACTGTGGCGGATCTCTCGTTCATCTCGTTGCGGCTCGTGCTGCCCGCGCTCGCGGCCTGCACCGATGCCACCGGTGACCTCGCGCTGATGGTCAAGCCGCAGTTCGAGGTGGGCAAGGAGCGGGTGGGCGCGGGCGGGGTCGTACGGGATTGGCAGTTGCGGGCCGAAGCCGTGCTCGACGTCGCCGCCGCAGCCTCCGAGCTGGGACTGGGCGTGGCCGGGGTGGCCGCCAGCCCACTACCCGGACCGAGCGGCAACGTCGAGTTCTTCGTCTGGTTCCGCCGGGACGCGCCCGCCGCTGATCGTGCGGAGATCGAAGAAGTTGTCGCCGCCGGGCCCGCGGTCAAGGTAGCTTCGGCCGGGCCGGAGCAGACGGCAGCCCCCTTGGAGGACACATGA
- a CDS encoding NAD kinase, translating to MTRSALLVTHTGRRQSTQHARSVAQDLLAAGFEVRVIAEEVADLDLPPEVTTVEGPSPAAAEGVEIVLAMGGDGTFLRAAELARPVKAPLLGINLGKVGFLAEAEIDHLAEAVKDVVDGAYKVDERLTLDVRAEYGGRVIAESWALNEVSVEKGQRTQMLELLVDVDGRPLARYGCDGVVCATPTGSTAYAFSGGGPVVWPEVEALLLVPISAHALFSKPLVTAPTSTFALTVDPYTSFAVLCCDGRRTWDLPPGAKVTVERGQLPVRLVRLQPRPFTDVLVAKFALPVEGWRGSKR from the coding sequence ATGACGCGCTCGGCCCTGCTGGTCACGCACACCGGCCGGCGGCAGAGCACCCAGCACGCCCGCTCGGTGGCGCAGGACCTGCTGGCGGCCGGGTTCGAGGTGCGGGTCATCGCCGAGGAGGTGGCCGATCTCGATCTGCCGCCCGAGGTGACCACGGTGGAGGGCCCGTCGCCGGCGGCGGCCGAGGGTGTCGAGATCGTGCTGGCGATGGGCGGTGACGGCACGTTCCTGCGCGCCGCCGAGCTGGCCCGCCCGGTCAAGGCGCCGCTGCTGGGCATCAACCTGGGCAAGGTCGGCTTCCTGGCCGAGGCCGAGATCGACCACCTCGCCGAGGCCGTCAAGGACGTGGTCGACGGGGCGTACAAGGTGGACGAGCGGCTGACGCTCGACGTGCGGGCCGAGTACGGCGGCCGGGTGATCGCCGAGTCGTGGGCGCTCAACGAGGTCAGCGTCGAGAAGGGCCAGCGCACCCAGATGCTCGAGCTGCTGGTCGACGTGGACGGGCGCCCGCTCGCCCGCTACGGCTGCGACGGTGTCGTGTGCGCGACCCCGACCGGTTCCACGGCGTACGCGTTCTCGGGTGGCGGCCCGGTGGTGTGGCCCGAGGTCGAGGCTCTGCTGCTGGTGCCGATCAGCGCGCACGCGCTGTTCAGCAAGCCGCTGGTGACCGCGCCGACGTCGACGTTCGCGCTGACCGTCGACCCCTACACCTCTTTCGCGGTGCTCTGCTGTGACGGACGCCGCACCTGGGATCTGCCGCCGGGCGCGAAGGTCACCGTCGAGCGCGGCCAGCTCCCGGTGCGGCTGGTTCGCCTGCAACCGCGGCCATTCACCGACGTGCTCGTGGCCAAGTTCGCCCTCCCGGTCGAAGGATGGCGCGGCAGCAAGCGTTAG
- the recN gene encoding DNA repair protein RecN codes for MLEELRITGLGVIDDTTLRLTAGMNVITGETGAGKTMVVTGLGLLFGGRADAGRVRADPGRAVVEGRLRLGGKLAGEVATRVSEAGGEVDDDGTVLLSRTVTIEGRSRAHVGGRSMPVAMLTDLGERVLAVHGQSDQLRLLRPSEQRAALDRFAGPEHEKLLETYREAFTRWRAVADDLADRRRNARARSQEADLLKLGLDEISRVDPQPGEDDDLRAEVQRLEHAEGLRVAAALAAQALAGGVEVTEETPDATQLLGTARRTLEAQAQVDPALGELAARIEEAATLVGDVSSELSAYLGSLDADPARLEQIYERRAELRALTRKYADDVEGVIAWAEEARTKLAALDSSDELLDELDKERQRLEAQVTEMAGRLTAARSEAAVRFSEAVSVELAGLAMPHARVEVAVVPRAAGKDEPAMGPDGADEVELRLVAHPGAPSLPLQKGASGGELSRVMLAIEVVFAGAGGPETLVFDEVDSGVGGTAAVEIGKRLARLARTHQVLVVTHLPQVAAFADRHLVVAKDTGGAITTSGVRVVEETERARELSRMLAGLPDSDLGIAHAEELLAVAGREKRA; via the coding sequence GTGCTGGAGGAACTGCGCATCACCGGGCTCGGCGTCATCGACGACACGACGCTGCGGCTGACGGCGGGCATGAACGTCATCACCGGTGAGACCGGTGCCGGAAAGACCATGGTGGTGACCGGTCTGGGCCTGCTGTTCGGCGGCCGGGCCGACGCCGGGCGGGTGCGCGCCGACCCGGGCCGCGCGGTGGTCGAGGGCCGGCTGCGGCTCGGCGGCAAGCTGGCCGGCGAGGTGGCGACGCGTGTCTCCGAGGCCGGCGGCGAGGTCGACGACGACGGCACGGTGCTGCTGAGCCGCACGGTCACGATCGAGGGCCGCTCCCGGGCGCACGTGGGCGGCCGCAGCATGCCGGTCGCGATGCTGACCGACCTCGGCGAGCGGGTGCTGGCGGTGCACGGCCAGTCCGACCAGCTGCGCCTGCTGCGCCCGTCCGAGCAGCGGGCCGCGCTCGACCGGTTCGCCGGTCCCGAGCACGAAAAGCTGCTGGAGACCTATCGCGAGGCGTTCACGCGCTGGCGGGCCGTGGCCGACGACCTGGCCGACCGTCGCCGCAACGCGCGGGCCCGCTCGCAGGAGGCCGATCTGCTCAAACTCGGCCTCGACGAGATCAGCCGGGTCGACCCCCAGCCGGGGGAGGACGACGACCTGCGGGCCGAGGTGCAGCGTCTCGAGCACGCCGAGGGGCTGCGGGTCGCCGCCGCGCTGGCCGCCCAGGCGCTGGCGGGCGGGGTCGAGGTCACCGAGGAGACGCCCGACGCCACCCAGCTGCTGGGCACGGCCCGGCGCACCCTGGAGGCCCAGGCCCAGGTCGACCCGGCGCTGGGCGAGCTGGCAGCCCGCATCGAGGAGGCGGCCACCCTGGTCGGCGACGTCTCGTCCGAGCTGTCGGCCTATCTGGGCAGCCTCGACGCCGACCCGGCCCGCCTGGAGCAGATCTACGAGCGCCGCGCCGAGCTGCGCGCGCTCACCCGGAAGTACGCCGACGACGTCGAGGGCGTCATCGCCTGGGCCGAGGAGGCGCGCACCAAGCTGGCCGCGCTCGACTCCTCCGACGAGCTGCTGGACGAGCTCGACAAGGAACGGCAGCGGCTCGAGGCTCAGGTGACCGAGATGGCGGGCCGGCTCACCGCGGCGCGCAGCGAGGCCGCGGTCCGGTTCAGCGAGGCCGTCAGCGTCGAGCTGGCCGGTCTGGCCATGCCGCACGCCCGCGTCGAGGTGGCCGTGGTGCCGCGCGCGGCCGGCAAGGACGAGCCGGCGATGGGCCCCGACGGCGCCGACGAGGTCGAGCTGCGGCTCGTGGCCCACCCCGGCGCGCCGTCGCTGCCGCTGCAGAAGGGCGCGTCCGGCGGTGAGCTGTCCCGGGTGATGCTGGCCATCGAGGTGGTCTTCGCCGGCGCCGGTGGCCCCGAGACGCTGGTCTTCGACGAGGTCGACTCGGGTGTCGGCGGCACGGCGGCGGTCGAGATCGGCAAGCGGCTGGCCCGGCTCGCCCGCACCCATCAGGTGCTGGTGGTGACCCACTTGCCGCAGGTGGCCGCGTTCGCCGACCGGCACCTGGTGGTGGCCAAGGACACCGGCGGCGCGATCACCAC